DNA from Spirochaetaceae bacterium:
AAAAGTCAAGACTAAAATTAGATTTTTTGGTAATATAAAGCGTAGGTTTAGTTACTCTTGATTTTGTATAGATATTAGTTAATTGATTTTATCACTTATCGAGGGATACTTCCGATATTTTTTTCATAGTTTTAGTTTAGCACAGCTTGGGCCTAAAGTAAAGTTAAATTATTAAAGGTAAAGTTAAATTATTAAAGCTTGGCACCTATAAAGGGAGAGTTACCATTACCTTTTGCCCTTGCACTAATCGCCATAACCCGCTATACTAAGCTATCTTTTTAAGGAGCAGCTATGGAAGAAAGCAAAGAAGACAAAGGTGATAGCCTAAATAATAAATTAATGAAAACCCGCTCGGTATTACTATTTGGCGAAGTTAATAAGGTATTAGGCGAAAAAATTATTAAACAATTATTAATTTTAGATAAAGACGGCAGCGAGCCTATTACCGTTTATATTGATAGCCCGGGCGGTGATATTGATGCCGGGTTTGCTATCTTTGATACCTTACGGTTTATTAACTCGCCCATCAGCTGCGTAGTTATGGGCTTAGCGGCCAGTATGGGTGCGATGATATTGCTGGCTGCCGGCCCCGATAAAAGGTTTGGCTTTCCTAATAGCCGTTATTTAATTCATCAGCCTTTAATTAGCGGCACTCTTAAAGGGGTAGCTACCGAAATTGAAATTCATGCCAACGAAATGCAAAAATACCGTCATAAAATTAACGAAATTATCGCTAAAGAATGTAACAAAGAGCTAACACAGGTAGAAAAAGATACCGACCGCGACCATTGGTTTAGTGCCGAAGAGGCCATTAACTATGGGCTAATCAGCCGTATAATTAATCACAAAAAGGAGTTATAAAAACATAAATGGATAAACTTTATTATAGTTACAATCAATTACACAAAACTTTGCAAAATTTAGCCGACAAAATCAAGACCAGCGGCGAAAGTTTTGACTGTATCGTGGCTATTGCTTCGGGCGGGTTAATTCCGGCGCGTATTTTAAAAAACTATCTTAACTTACCTATTTATGTAGTTAATGTAAGTTACTACGACCAAAACGATGTGCACAGCGATACATCTACCGTTATTCAATGGTTAGCCAATCAAGAGATTAGCGGTAAAAAAATTTTACTGGTAGATGAAATTGACGACACGCGTACTACCTTAGCCTATTGTGCCGATAAATTGCTGCAAGATAAACCGGCAAAGTTAGCCGTTGCCGTTATGCACAATAAACAAGTAACTAAAAAAGCCAGCTTACCGAGTGGTGTAACTTACTTTGTAGGAGAAGAAATACCCGGTAAGTGGGTAGTTTACCCGTGGGA
Protein-coding regions in this window:
- a CDS encoding phosphoribosyltransferase is translated as MDKLYYSYNQLHKTLQNLADKIKTSGESFDCIVAIASGGLIPARILKNYLNLPIYVVNVSYYDQNDVHSDTSTVIQWLANQEISGKKILLVDEIDDTRTTLAYCADKLLQDKPAKLAVAVMHNKQVTKKASLPSGVTYFVGEEIPGKWVVYPWEETDIDEHDKHIN
- a CDS encoding ATP-dependent Clp protease proteolytic subunit, with protein sequence MEESKEDKGDSLNNKLMKTRSVLLFGEVNKVLGEKIIKQLLILDKDGSEPITVYIDSPGGDIDAGFAIFDTLRFINSPISCVVMGLAASMGAMILLAAGPDKRFGFPNSRYLIHQPLISGTLKGVATEIEIHANEMQKYRHKINEIIAKECNKELTQVEKDTDRDHWFSAEEAINYGLISRIINHKKEL